The sequence CATGGAATCTGAGTATCTCTTTAATTTCGGAACAGAGTCGGTTTCTGGATCGCAAGTATGAGATAAAATCATAAAATTGGGATCTGACTTAAAAGTGTCATAAATCTCTTTCATGTTCTTATTCATCTTTGGACAGATTCCCTTACAGCTGGTAAAAAAGTATTCTACAACGGTCACTTTACCCAATAAATCACGGTCAGTAAAAGGCAAACCTTCCTGTGTAGTAAATTGGAAAGGTTTTACATAGCTGATTACAGATAATTTTCTTTTCCATTTATCTGTACCTCGGAAAAGAAAAAAATAAAATCCTGCCAGTAAAATCAGAAAAAATCCTAGGTAGGCCAACACTCTCTTGCTCATATGCTTATTTATAGTGTAAAGGTAAGACCATTTTACAACAAATATTTTGCAACAAAGTTGCATTGATGTAATTTTGCAATTGATGAAGATTAAAATCAATTGGGACGCATTGGGAATAGTAGCTTCTGTGGCATGTGCGATACATTGCGCCCTGCTTCCTCTTTTTTTAAGCAGCCTCCCCTTATTCGGTGTTAATATTATAGAAAATATTCATTTTGAGTATTTCATGATTGGCCTAGCATTTATACTGGGTACTTATGCTTTATACCATGGTTTTAAAAAACACCATCACAGCTGGTGGCCGGTTATCTTATTCACGGCAGGCATTCTTTTACTCATTCTGAAAGTCAACTTTCACCAACTGGAATGGGTCTTACTAATACCTTCTGTTGGATGTATTGTGGTTGCTCACTTCCTCAACTTTAGACTTTGCAGAAAACATGACCATGCACACAGCGATGATTGTTCTCATTAACTGAAAAGGGTTATCTTTAAGGATAAAGCAATAGGTTAATGAAAACTGCCCAGCTTCAATATGGTTCGGGGAAATGGATTATTGGTGATTTACCAGAAGATTTTCCTGCTGAAAAAGCACAATTGGTTTTGGTTTTTGGATCTGGAGAACTGGTCACCAAAGAAACAATCTTTTCCTCCATTGAAGCGAGGTTTCCCAAAGCAGATATTGTTTCCTGTTCTACATCTGGTGAAATTCTACACAAAGAAGTGTACGACGATACGCTGGTAGTTACGGCTATCTATTTTGAAAAAGCAACAACCCAGGCTGTATCAGTAGATATCTCTCAGTCAGTAGATAGCTATGAAACAGGAAAAACCCTGATGGGAATGCTAAACCAAGATCAGTTGGTATCTGTATTTGTAATTTCAGAGGGTTCTTTTATCAACGGATCTGAATTGGTGGCTGGTTTTAATTCAGTAAATACGAATAATATTCCGGTAACCGGCGGTTTGGCTGGTGATGCGGCAAGATTTGCGAAAACGCAGGTTGGATTGAATAGTGCAGCTAAGGAAGGTACAGTAGTTGCCATTGGATTCTATGGCCAGGGATTATTGGTAGGACATAGTTCCTTTGGGGGATGGGATGAATTTGGTAAAGAGAGAGTGATAACGAGGTCGGTAAAAAATGTATTGTATGAAATTGACGGACAAAAAGCACTTGATTTATACAAGGAATACCTAGGTCCTTATGTTGATGAGTTACCGGGTTCCGCTTTATTATTCCCTATTTCATTACGTACAGATGACAGCACGAAGAATCTGGTAAGAACTATTCTGAATGTGAATGAATCGGATGGCTCAATGATATTTGCGGGAAATATGCCAGAAGGAAGCAAGATGCGATTGATGAAAGTGAACTTTGAAAAAGTAATTAACGGATCATCTGTTGCCGCTATCAATACGGCTTCCATGCACGAAAATAATAAAGCCAATCTGGCCATACTAATCAGCTGTGTTGGACGAAAATTGATTTTACAAGACAGAACTTCTGAAGAAGTAGAAGCTGCTCAGAAAGTATTTGGTGACCACACTACTATTACTGGTTTTTATTCGTATGGTGAGCTCTCGCCTTTTAATCCTGGTTCTAATTGTGAATTGCACAATCAAACCATGACCATCACTACATTTACTGAAATATAACAAAGAGTTCAATGCTATATCATAGCTTATTACAAAAGCAGATTACCCAGTTTCTGAATAGTGCTTTGGAGAGTAATCCAGATTTGGCTGATTTTTTGGATGCTATTAATAAAAGTTATAATTCATTTGAGAGAGACAGAAAAATTACTGAACATGCTTTTGATGTGAGCGAAAAGGAATATCAGCTTGCAACCAAAGATCTACAGACACAAAATGAAATCAGGCAACAATCAATCTATAAGTTAAAACAGGCTATCAAAGCACTGGATCCTGCCGCACCTCAGGAGTTTGATGAAGACAGTGATGATTTAATTGATATAATATCTTTTCTGGAAAAGCAAATTCTCAAGACAAAACAGCTGGAAGCTGATTTGATTTACGCCAAAGATGTTGCCGAAAAAGCAGCACAGGCTAAAAGTGAGTTCTTGTCTGTTATGAGTCATGAAATCAGAACGCCTCTGAATGCAATTATAGGAACCATCATGCTGCTCCAGTATCAAGATTTAGCACCTGACCAAAAGGAGCTACTGAATGTAATGGAAATTTCTTCAGAGAATCTATTGAGTCTTATTAATGATGTGTTAGATTTTAGCAAACTGGAAGAGGGGAAAATCATATTCGCTGAAAGGAATATAAATGTGCTGCATTTTCTGAAGAACATTAAAATGGCCAATCAGGTCAAGGCAGAAGAAAAGCGGAATAGAATTAAGATTACCTATGACGACGATATACCGGAATTTCTGGTAAGTGATGATGTAAGGCTTGGCCAAATATTAAACAACCTGATTTCTAATGCAGTAAAATTCACTAAAGACGGAACCATTACTATTAGAGTAGAACTGGTTGCTAATAACAAACAGGATGTCGATTTAATGTTTTCTATAGAAGACACAGGAATTGGTATTCCAAAAGAAAAACAACACTTGGTATTTGAGCGCTTTACGCAAGCTAATAATAATATAACCAGAGAGTTTGGCGGATCTGGACTTGGATTAACAATTATCAGAAGATTACTGCAATTGCAGGGTAGTGAAATTTATCTAGAAAGTGAACCTGGTGTGGGTTCTAAGTTTTTCTTCACCCTTAAATTTAAGAAAAGCAACAGTGAAATCAGGGAGGAAGCAAAACAAAGTGGAACAGAAAACAAACCAGATTTAACAGGGAAAAAAATACTCTTGGTAGAAGATGTGGAGTTTAACATTATGGTTGCCATGCGAATGTTAAAAAACTGGCATGCGGAAGTGGATCTTGCTGAAAACGGTGCTATTGCAGTGGAAAAAGTTAAAGAAGAGAAATACGATTTGATACTAATGGATATTCAAATGCCGGTAATGGATGGATATACTGCAACTAGAAACATCAGAATGTTCAATACGGAAGTGCCTATCATTGCACTAACAGCTTCTGTTATTACAACTGATATTGAAGCTAAAGCAAAACAGATAGGAATGGATGGCTGTTTGTCTAAACCGTTTAATCCAAATACGCTTTATACTATCATCATGGACAATATAGTTCCATCAGCATAATCAAACAGATGAGTCAATCAATGGGTGGAACCAGAATTCGTTTTTGGTACGATTTGTTCAGGGAATCTTTGAACAGCGAACACAAGGATTTTACAAAAGGCAGCTTAAGAAAAGCCATTTTTTTATTGGCGGTACCGATGATTCTTGAAATGTGCATGGAATCTGTTTTTGCTGTAGTAGATATCTTTTTTGTCAGCAAACTGGGATCGGCTGCAGCTGCAACAGTAGGCTTAACAGAGTCTGTTTTAACCATTATTTATTCTTTAGCTATTGGTCTCAGTATGGCTGCAACAGCAGTAGTAGCCAGAAGAGTTGGCGAAAAGAATCATGAAGCCGCAGCAGAAGCAGGAGCACAAACACTGATTATTTGTCTCATAATTAGTATGATGATTAGTGTGATTGGTGTCTTTTTTGCGGCTGATATTTTAGCGCTGGTAGGAGCGTCCCCTGAAATTTTACAAATAGGTTCAACCTATGTTTCCATTATGCTGATTGGAAATCTGGTTATTATGTTACTGTTTTTAATTAATGGTATTTTCAGGGGAGCGGGCAATGCGGCCATGGCTATGAAAAGTTTGTGGCTGGCCAATCTTTGTAATATTGTTTTGTGTCCTGTAATGATTCATTTTTATGGTTTAACCGGAGCGGCCATTGCAACAACAACCGGTAGAAGCATCGGCGTTCTTTATCAATTGTATAATCTTCAGAAAGGGAAAGGAATTATCCAGATGAAATGGAATCATTTTAAACCCATCTGGTCAATTATTATTTCTATTGTAAACATAGCTTCAACCGGAGCCCTGCAATTTATCATTGCATCTGCCAGCTGGATTTTTATGGCTAAGATTATTTCAGGTTATGGCAGTGATGCAATTGCCGGATACACCATTGCCATCCGCTTAATTATTTTTTTCCTGATGCCCGCCTGGGGATTAAGCAATGCAGCTGCTACGTTGGTTGGACAAAATCTGGGGGCGAATCAAATAGAAAGAGCAGAAGCTTCCGTTTGGAAAACAGCTCAATACAATGCTGTTTTTATGACCATAGTTTCCACACTGTTTATTAGTGCAGCCCCATTCTTTGTAGGGTTGATGAGTCATGAGCCAATGGTAATAGCTACCGGGGCCAGTGCATTAAGAATTATTAGCTTTGGATATTTATTTTACGGTGTTGGTATGGTAATGATGAATGCCTTTAACGGAGCAGGGGATAGCAGAACCCCAACCGTTATCAATTTTTTCTGGTTTTGGATTTTTCAAATTCCAGTTGCCTATTATTTATCAGGAGCAGCCAACTGGGGCACCGATGGCGTTTTCTGGGCAATTGTTATAACTGAAACTGCTGTTGCTATAACGAGTACTGTTTTATTCAAAAGAGGCAGGTGGAAAACCGTAAAAATTTAAAACCAACCCCGCTTTCTGAAAACAAATACCATTATCAGTGGTACAATAATCATTAATGCTGTTGCAATATAAAATCCATTGCTTTCATGAGCATAGGGAATGATATCGAAGTTCATTCCAAATATGCCTCCAATTACAGTGGCGGGCGCAAGCAAGCAGGTAACGATTGCCATTACTTTCATTACTTCATTCATCTTCAGATTAACATTGCTCACATATAGGTCGTGAAGGTTGAGCATCATATCCCTATAGCTTTCTGCCAGGTCATTTGCCTGAACTATGTGGTCATAAATATCTTTGAAATATTTCCTTGTCTTGTCTTCCAACAAGTGACTATCAGTTTTTACAAATCCATTGACAATATCCCTAACAGGTCCAACATTTCTTTTTAACACAATCAACTCTTTACGAAGCGCATTAATTTCCGCCAATGATCTTTTGTTACTGCTTCTGATAATTCGTTCCTCCAGTAATTCAATTCTATCCCCAATTTTATCCATCACCAGATAATAGTGGTCAACGATCATATCAATTAATGCATAACACAAATAATCAGCTCCGCTCTGCCTTAGTTTAGAGTCACTGAGCTTTAATTTTTCACGAACCCCGTCAAAAACATCTCTGCTGGCGTCTTCCTGATAAGTGATAACATAATCTTTTCCGAGAATAATACTGATTTGTTCCGTTTCTACAGTAGCAGTCTGTTCATTGAAGTAAAGCATATTCAACAAACAATATAATACGGGATGAATTTCATCTATTTTGGGTCGTTGACCTACGCTTAAAATATCTTCTGCAATTAAATAGTGAATACCAAAATGGTTGCATAAAAGCTCTACTTCATTTTTTCTGATACCATCCACATTTATCCAACTAATCCTGCCATTGTCTTTGAATTGCTCACAGGATTCAATTCTGTCATAGTTGCTCTCATTAATTACCCCTTTATCAAAATCAAAAACAGAAACTACAATATGATCTGCTTCTTTTCTTTCCGGATTAACCGTAGGATTTACTTTAAAAATATCTCTCGTGCGTCTGGTATTAAATAACGCAAGCGGATTTAATAATTTTAAATACTGGCTTCCTGTCATAGACTGAAGTTAATTAAAATGAGGTATTTAATACCTTCACGCATAAATTGACTCATGCCCATAGTACATTCAACAAATTTTAAACCCCCTGTCCTTCAATACAACGGGCATTGGCAAAGTATTTATCCCAGCTTGTTCAGAAAAGTTGCTTTCACTTATGCCAAAAGAGAAAGGCTTGAATTAACAGATGGTGATTTCTTGGATCTGGATTGGTCTGTGTCTGAAAGAAAATCGGACAAATTGGTTATCATCACCCATGGTTTGGAAGGAGACTCAGGCAGGCATTATGTAACGGGTATGGCTAAAATATTTACAGCCAATGGATATGATGCACTCGGTTGGAACTGCCGGAGTTGTGGCGGAGAATTGAACCGATTGGCAAGATTTTATCATCATGGAGATGCAAGTGATTTAAAGACAGTTATTCAGCATAGTATTCAGCAGTATGGCTATAAGCATATTGTGTTAATTGGATTTAGCATGGGTGGAAGCTTAACCTTAAGAGCCGTATCTGAACATCCGCTGGAAGTTCCCTCAGCGGTAAAAAAAGCCATAGGCTTTTCTGTACCCTGTAGTTTAAAGGGAAGTGTAGATGCATTGTCTACTTCGGCGAACCGGATTTATTTAAACCGATTTTTAAAAAAGCTCGGAAAGAAAATAAAAATAAAAGCAAAGCTTTTCCCTGATCAGATTGATGCAACAGGCTATGATAGTATCAAAACTTTTATTGAATTCGATAATAGGTATACAGCCCCACTTCATGGTTACGAAAATGCACTTGATTTTTATGAGAAAGCCAGTGTGGGTCCAATATTACACAAGGTAGCCGTACCGTCTTTGATAGTACAGTCGGTTAATGATCCTTTTTTATTACCGAATTGCATGCCAATAGATACAGCAAAAGAGCATCCTCATTTGTTTCTCGAAATGCCTCAACAGGGTGGCCATTGCGGCTTTATGATCAGAGGAAATTCCTATACATGGGCCGAAATCCGTGCGCGGTCTTTTGCAGAAAATGGCGAATAATCGGCTTAACATTGTCATTATGAAAAGCTATTATCTTAGTTGGCAAGTGCAATAAAGATTATAAAGGTCTTATCCAGATATTTCTAAAGCTAACCGGATTGCCGCCATCCATTCCATGATCTTGTATAACCAGAGATTCTTTCTCAGCGTGTTTTTTGTAAGAAGCAGGTCCAATCCATTCTGTACCCCCTAAAATAGTTACATTGTTCTGTACCAATACTCCATTGTGTAATACAGTAATAGTAGCTGGCTGCTGTAAAGTCCCATCCGAGAAAAAGCGGGGTGCATTAAAAATAATATCATAGCTCTGCCATTCACCGGGTTTTCTGGAGGCGTTTACCAGCGGTATATGTTGCTTATAAATACTTCCTGCTTGCCCATTGGAATAAGTAGGATTGTTATAGGAATCCAGTACCTGTAATTCATACTTACCCATTAAAAAAATACCACTGTTGCCTCTGCTCTGACCATTTCCAGCAATGGCCAAGGGAGATCTCCATTCTATATGCAACTGGCAGCTGCCAAATTTGTCTTTGGTTTCAATATCACCTGATCCTTTCACCACATTTAAAATTCCTTGTGCATCCACTTTCCAGCCAGGCAATCCTCCGCCTTTTTTCTGAAAGGCATTCAGGTTTTTACCATTGAATAAAACAATGGCATCGGAGGGAGCTTCACTGGCTGATTTTCCCGGACTAACCATAACAGGAACAGGTTCCCATACTTCAGTTTTTTTGGATTCTTTCATTAAGCTGTCCATGTTAAGCTTTTGTTGTCCATAGCTACTGCTCATTAGCAGAAGACCAGTAAGGGTGGTAATAACGGTGTATTTCATGTTTCTAATATCGTGAAAAAACGCTAAATAATCGTAATAATACTATTGTAATTGCCTGTTAAGTGATAGAATTTAGACATCCTTTTTCACTAAAAACTAATTTTATGCAAACAACGATTACCGTATTTATCGCCGATAATCAAATGATGTACAAGCTTGGTTTAAAAACAGTACTCCAGGCTTTTCCTACAATTAAATTGGTTGGCAACAACGAGTTTAAAGAGAACTGGGTGAATGATATAGTTGAAGCCCGGCCAGATGTAGTATTAATCGATTTAGAATCGGACTCTCCGGAAGTAACCAAGCATATATTGAGCCATTCCCCCGACACAGCTGTTATTTTTCTATCCTATCAGATAACGCATCAATTAATGTTTCAGTTATTGGAAGCTGGCACTATGGGATTTGTTTCCAAACAAGCCAGGGAAACGGAAATCATGGAGTCGATTCAAACCTGTTATGCGCACAAACATTACTTCTGTAAAATAAGTGCAGAGTGTTTAAGTTATATCGTTGCCAATAATTATCAATTACCTACTAAGGTATCGGCGAATTTTACAGAACGGGAATTACAAATTATTGAGCGTATCTGCAATGAAAAAACCAGTAAGGAAATTGCCGGTGAACTACACTTGAGTAAAAGGACCGTTGAAGGACACAGAATCAGGATTATGGGGAAACTGGGCGCCAAGTGCAGCGCAGGTATTGTTACCTACGCCATTCAAAACGGACTTTACCAACAAGCCTGATTTTAATTCCAACCACCCCCCAATGACCTATATAAGTTAATCAGGTAAACAAAAACAGTTTTCTTGGAATTGATTTGATCCAGTTCGGCTTCCAGAACACCTCTTTGTGCAGTCACTACTTCCAGATAAGTAGCTGCTCCACCCATATAGAGGTCATTGGAAGATGCAACAGCTGCCTGTAAACTCTTTGTTTCTTGAACTTTAAGGTCATAAATTTTATTGTACTGGTCTATTCCACTAAGATTGGTTTGCACTTCATGGTAGGCATAGACAATTTGCTTTCTGTACAATTCAAATGCTTCCTGCTGAGCAGCACTGGCCAATTGATAATTTCCCTTTAACATGTTTTTGCTTAGAACAGGAGTAACAAGACCACCCAATAATCCATAGGTTAAAGACTGAGGGCTAAAAAGTACAGATGTTTTGAAGCTGTTTAATGCAGTATATGCGCTTATATTCAGTGAGGGCAAAAATGCTTTTCTGCTGGCTTCAACTTCAGCTCCAGCAGCTTCCAATAGTAATTCAGCTTCTTTAATATCTGGTCTGTTGGCTAATAATTGAGCAGGTATGCCAATTTGCATTTCTCCAGGTAGTTTTAAATCGGTGATGCCAGCCCCTCTTTTGATTTTGAAATCGTATTTGCCGGAAATGGCACTTAATAGATTTTCAGTAGCAGTAATCCGTTGTTTCATCACATTCAGCATACTCTTGGTTCCCAGTAACTGTGCCGTAAATTGCTGAACTGCGAGCTCTGTTGCCCTTCCCCCAACTTTTTGAATTTTTACAATTTCCACTCCATTTTCCTGAAGTTTAATATTTCGTTGTAATATTTCTAATTCCTTATCCAAGGCTAAAAGTTCGTAATACAGTTCTGCAACCTGAGAAACCAGTTGAGTAGTAACCCATTTTCTTGCTTGTTCAGTTGCAAGGTATCGGTTCAGTGCTGCTTTTTTCCGGTTTGATAATTTCCCCCAGACATCTGCTTCCCAGCTACTTCTGAAACCTACAAACAAGTCAGGCATATTCAAAGGTATCTGTTGGTCTTTCCGGATATTGGGAGAAAGGTTCATATCATAATTACCCAGGCCATTCATGGTATAATCTCCAAATTTGTCTACCCCAGTTGACACGATTGCATCCAATCCGGGTTTGGTTAAACCCTGCGCTATGCCTACACCAGCTTTTGATGCAGCAATTCTTTGTACAGCAATTCTGATATCTGCATTATTGGCAATAGCAGTATCAATTAATTCCTGTAAAGCCGGATCAGGAAAAAATATTTTTTTAGGAAGAGACGCAATATTTACACTATCAGTTGATTGCAGAAAAGCTGCAGGCAGAATCTCTGCTTTATTAATGGAAACGGGCTTGGGCATGGCACAGGAAATAGCTATGATTGTTATTCCTGTATATAGTAAATATTGAAAATGTTGCTTCATAAAATAATTTCTATCTGTCAGATAATTGTTCAGGATGATCAATCTCAGGTACGATGGCTACCGATGATTTTTTATTGGAAAATTTTTCCGAGAGTTCTGCAAAAATCACATAGAGTCCAGGAATAATAATTACTCCGAATATGGTTCCGAATAACATGCCTCCTGCAGAAGCTGTACCAATGGATCGGTTTCCGATGGCACCAGCACCAGTTGCAATCACCAGCGGAATCAATCCTGCAATAAATGCAAAAGAAGTCATCAGAATAGGCCTCAAACGAGACACGGCACCTTCTTTGGCAGCCTCGAGAATACTGAAGCCCTGTGTTCTTCTGAGCATGGCAAACTCTACAATCAGAATGGCATTTTTCCCCAATAATCCAATCAACATAACCAGGGCTACTTGAGCATAAATATTGTTTTCTAATCCTAGTGCTTTTAAAGCGAGGAATGCTCCAAAAATTCCAGTTGGTAAAGAAAGAATTACTGCAAATGGCATTAAGAAACTTTCGTACTGCGCGGCTAGAATTAGGTAAACAAATAATAAACAAACTATAAAAATAGAAGCTGCCTGGCCGCTGGAAGCCACTTGATCTCTTGTAATGCCAGACCATTCGTAACTATATCCTCTTGGCAATTTTTCTTTCGCAACTTTTTCAACAGAAGCAATTGCCTCCCCACTACTGAATCCAGCACCTGCATCCCCGTTTACCATTGCGGAGGTATACATATTATAGCGAGTTAGCTGTTCTGGTCCATATACTCGCTCTAATTTGATGAATGTCCCATATGATACCATTTCACCTCTGTCATTTTTGACGTACATATTCATCAGGTCATTTGGCTTGGCTCTATAGTTGGGGTAGGCTTGTACCATCACTTTATACATTTGCCCAAAACGAATAAAATTGGTTGCATAGTAACTACCTATTAATGTTTGTAAGTCGCTCATTGCATTATCTACAGATACTCCTTTTTTGGCAGCCATATCATAGTCTATATGAATCATGTACTGAGGAAAACTTGGATCAAAACCAGTATAAGCTGCTCC is a genomic window of Sediminibacterium sp. TEGAF015 containing:
- a CDS encoding SCO family protein, whose product is MSKRVLAYLGFFLILLAGFYFFLFRGTDKWKRKLSVISYVKPFQFTTQEGLPFTDRDLLGKVTVVEYFFTSCKGICPKMNKNMKEIYDTFKSDPNFMILSHTCDPETDSVPKLKRYSDSMQINSRKWVMVTGRKDSLYQMARAAYLLDDPKNSVQKIEDQFIHTQFFALVDKDGKVRSQIYDGLKKDEIEKLKTDIKELLLERSSNSNFVNGIFNNNP
- a CDS encoding MerC domain-containing protein; protein product: MKIKINWDALGIVASVACAIHCALLPLFLSSLPLFGVNIIENIHFEYFMIGLAFILGTYALYHGFKKHHHSWWPVILFTAGILLLILKVNFHQLEWVLLIPSVGCIVVAHFLNFRLCRKHDHAHSDDCSH
- a CDS encoding FIST signal transduction protein, with the protein product MKTAQLQYGSGKWIIGDLPEDFPAEKAQLVLVFGSGELVTKETIFSSIEARFPKADIVSCSTSGEILHKEVYDDTLVVTAIYFEKATTQAVSVDISQSVDSYETGKTLMGMLNQDQLVSVFVISEGSFINGSELVAGFNSVNTNNIPVTGGLAGDAARFAKTQVGLNSAAKEGTVVAIGFYGQGLLVGHSSFGGWDEFGKERVITRSVKNVLYEIDGQKALDLYKEYLGPYVDELPGSALLFPISLRTDDSTKNLVRTILNVNESDGSMIFAGNMPEGSKMRLMKVNFEKVINGSSVAAINTASMHENNKANLAILISCVGRKLILQDRTSEEVEAAQKVFGDHTTITGFYSYGELSPFNPGSNCELHNQTMTITTFTEI
- a CDS encoding ATP-binding protein is translated as MLYHSLLQKQITQFLNSALESNPDLADFLDAINKSYNSFERDRKITEHAFDVSEKEYQLATKDLQTQNEIRQQSIYKLKQAIKALDPAAPQEFDEDSDDLIDIISFLEKQILKTKQLEADLIYAKDVAEKAAQAKSEFLSVMSHEIRTPLNAIIGTIMLLQYQDLAPDQKELLNVMEISSENLLSLINDVLDFSKLEEGKIIFAERNINVLHFLKNIKMANQVKAEEKRNRIKITYDDDIPEFLVSDDVRLGQILNNLISNAVKFTKDGTITIRVELVANNKQDVDLMFSIEDTGIGIPKEKQHLVFERFTQANNNITREFGGSGLGLTIIRRLLQLQGSEIYLESEPGVGSKFFFTLKFKKSNSEIREEAKQSGTENKPDLTGKKILLVEDVEFNIMVAMRMLKNWHAEVDLAENGAIAVEKVKEEKYDLILMDIQMPVMDGYTATRNIRMFNTEVPIIALTASVITTDIEAKAKQIGMDGCLSKPFNPNTLYTIIMDNIVPSA
- a CDS encoding MATE family efflux transporter, yielding MSQSMGGTRIRFWYDLFRESLNSEHKDFTKGSLRKAIFLLAVPMILEMCMESVFAVVDIFFVSKLGSAAAATVGLTESVLTIIYSLAIGLSMAATAVVARRVGEKNHEAAAEAGAQTLIICLIISMMISVIGVFFAADILALVGASPEILQIGSTYVSIMLIGNLVIMLLFLINGIFRGAGNAAMAMKSLWLANLCNIVLCPVMIHFYGLTGAAIATTTGRSIGVLYQLYNLQKGKGIIQMKWNHFKPIWSIIISIVNIASTGALQFIIASASWIFMAKIISGYGSDAIAGYTIAIRLIIFFLMPAWGLSNAAATLVGQNLGANQIERAEASVWKTAQYNAVFMTIVSTLFISAAPFFVGLMSHEPMVIATGASALRIISFGYLFYGVGMVMMNAFNGAGDSRTPTVINFFWFWIFQIPVAYYLSGAANWGTDGVFWAIVITETAVAITSTVLFKRGRWKTVKI
- the corA gene encoding magnesium/cobalt transporter CorA, whose product is MTGSQYLKLLNPLALFNTRRTRDIFKVNPTVNPERKEADHIVVSVFDFDKGVINESNYDRIESCEQFKDNGRISWINVDGIRKNEVELLCNHFGIHYLIAEDILSVGQRPKIDEIHPVLYCLLNMLYFNEQTATVETEQISIILGKDYVITYQEDASRDVFDGVREKLKLSDSKLRQSGADYLCYALIDMIVDHYYLVMDKIGDRIELLEERIIRSSNKRSLAEINALRKELIVLKRNVGPVRDIVNGFVKTDSHLLEDKTRKYFKDIYDHIVQANDLAESYRDMMLNLHDLYVSNVNLKMNEVMKVMAIVTCLLAPATVIGGIFGMNFDIIPYAHESNGFYIATALMIIVPLIMVFVFRKRGWF
- a CDS encoding YheT family hydrolase, coding for MPIVHSTNFKPPVLQYNGHWQSIYPSLFRKVAFTYAKRERLELTDGDFLDLDWSVSERKSDKLVIITHGLEGDSGRHYVTGMAKIFTANGYDALGWNCRSCGGELNRLARFYHHGDASDLKTVIQHSIQQYGYKHIVLIGFSMGGSLTLRAVSEHPLEVPSAVKKAIGFSVPCSLKGSVDALSTSANRIYLNRFLKKLGKKIKIKAKLFPDQIDATGYDSIKTFIEFDNRYTAPLHGYENALDFYEKASVGPILHKVAVPSLIVQSVNDPFLLPNCMPIDTAKEHPHLFLEMPQQGGHCGFMIRGNSYTWAEIRARSFAENGE
- a CDS encoding 3-keto-disaccharide hydrolase, producing the protein MKYTVITTLTGLLLMSSSYGQQKLNMDSLMKESKKTEVWEPVPVMVSPGKSASEAPSDAIVLFNGKNLNAFQKKGGGLPGWKVDAQGILNVVKGSGDIETKDKFGSCQLHIEWRSPLAIAGNGQSRGNSGIFLMGKYELQVLDSYNNPTYSNGQAGSIYKQHIPLVNASRKPGEWQSYDIIFNAPRFFSDGTLQQPATITVLHNGVLVQNNVTILGGTEWIGPASYKKHAEKESLVIQDHGMDGGNPVSFRNIWIRPL
- a CDS encoding response regulator transcription factor, yielding MQTTITVFIADNQMMYKLGLKTVLQAFPTIKLVGNNEFKENWVNDIVEARPDVVLIDLESDSPEVTKHILSHSPDTAVIFLSYQITHQLMFQLLEAGTMGFVSKQARETEIMESIQTCYAHKHYFCKISAECLSYIVANNYQLPTKVSANFTERELQIIERICNEKTSKEIAGELHLSKRTVEGHRIRIMGKLGAKCSAGIVTYAIQNGLYQQA
- a CDS encoding TolC family protein — protein: MKQHFQYLLYTGITIIAISCAMPKPVSINKAEILPAAFLQSTDSVNIASLPKKIFFPDPALQELIDTAIANNADIRIAVQRIAASKAGVGIAQGLTKPGLDAIVSTGVDKFGDYTMNGLGNYDMNLSPNIRKDQQIPLNMPDLFVGFRSSWEADVWGKLSNRKKAALNRYLATEQARKWVTTQLVSQVAELYYELLALDKELEILQRNIKLQENGVEIVKIQKVGGRATELAVQQFTAQLLGTKSMLNVMKQRITATENLLSAISGKYDFKIKRGAGITDLKLPGEMQIGIPAQLLANRPDIKEAELLLEAAGAEVEASRKAFLPSLNISAYTALNSFKTSVLFSPQSLTYGLLGGLVTPVLSKNMLKGNYQLASAAQQEAFELYRKQIVYAYHEVQTNLSGIDQYNKIYDLKVQETKSLQAAVASSNDLYMGGAATYLEVVTAQRGVLEAELDQINSKKTVFVYLINLYRSLGGGWN